In a single window of the Agromyces sp. H17E-10 genome:
- a CDS encoding ABC transporter permease → MLPVYTVLAFIFLLIPIAYTFVFSFNDSIKSNISWRGFTLDKWLNVCNVEGGAVCEAFANSIIIGIVATVVATVLGTMIAIAIVRYRFRARSAISLLLFLPMATPEVVLGAGLAAQFLAAGVAKDMTTIILAHTMFCISFVVVTVKARVASLDPALEEAGRDLYGSPAQVFWRVTFPLLMPGIAAAALLSFALSFDDFIITNFNSGSTSTFPKYIYISAARGIPAEANVIASAVFIVALVLVVGAQVSRAARQKRLAKLG, encoded by the coding sequence CTGCTGCCCGTCTACACGGTGCTCGCGTTCATCTTCCTGCTGATCCCGATCGCGTACACCTTCGTGTTCAGCTTCAACGACTCGATCAAGTCGAACATCTCGTGGCGCGGATTCACCCTCGACAAGTGGCTGAACGTCTGCAACGTCGAGGGCGGTGCGGTCTGCGAGGCGTTCGCGAACAGCATCATCATCGGCATCGTGGCGACCGTGGTCGCGACGGTGCTCGGCACGATGATCGCGATCGCCATCGTGCGCTACCGGTTCCGGGCGCGGTCGGCGATCAGCCTGCTGCTGTTCCTGCCGATGGCGACCCCCGAGGTCGTGCTCGGCGCGGGACTCGCCGCGCAGTTCCTCGCGGCGGGCGTCGCGAAGGACATGACGACGATCATCCTGGCGCACACGATGTTCTGCATCAGCTTCGTCGTGGTGACGGTGAAGGCGCGCGTGGCGAGCCTCGATCCGGCGCTCGAGGAGGCTGGCCGCGACCTCTACGGCTCACCGGCCCAGGTGTTCTGGCGGGTGACCTTCCCGCTGCTGATGCCCGGCATCGCTGCGGCGGCGCTGCTGTCGTTCGCGTTGAGCTTCGACGACTTCATCATCACGAACTTCAACTCCGGTTCGACGTCGACGTTCCCGAAGTACATCTACATCTCGGCGGCGCGCGGCATCCCGGCCGAGGCGAACGTCATCGCGTCGGCGGTGTTCATCGTCGCCCTCGTGCTCGTCGTGGGCGCGCAGGTGTCGCGGGCGGCACGACAGAAGCGGCTCGCGAAGCTGGGCTGA
- a CDS encoding FtsK/SpoIIIE domain-containing protein — protein MDQTELAVPGHEALPAVHLPLRLPPVPSEPERPGFPLLAAAAPVAGALALWAVTGSMYSLMFAALGPLVAVASVLDARRQGRRRRHRAEQARAAQLAELEAEILARHDEERRAAWRAEPSPAALVAGAARPAWTGDGPGRVVIGRGIVASRVRVEGTIADARDRAVLESAARLVGAPVVADPAHGLAFVGPLELARAAARAALIAWAHRVDPAVAVVELPQSSEWAWAARLPHAAGHARRSEPGLRRGERPEASAATALVRLIDSMADPAQANAGGHATSRIVVASEARSLPPGIGAVVRLLGPGRALVEAAGAAPASIEPVLVSRAAANGWCTSAAELAERLGGDAPAPLPERVALAELPPPSGERRDPERGSLAVAVGRAASGPLELDLVRHGPHAIVGGTTGSGKSEFLLAWLTALARAYTPLEVSFLLVDFKGGAAFEPIRDLPHVTGIVTDLDGSEARRAVESLRAELRHRESVLARAGARDVRELTGSVELARLVIVVDEFQAMIEQFAELGAVIADIAARGRSLGVHLVLASQRPNGVVREQVTANCAIRVSLRVMQRADSLAVVGVDAAASIPPDLPGRGVIDRGDGDPVLFQSAVADQAAVLGAKVAAAGRPRARRPWLDPLPALLTGADLDAFVASSSAAAASAGEPGDGLAFGLVDLPAEQRRSVAEWRPGADGNLLVAGMPGSGRSTVLATIARSAARRYGSGSVARLGGPRSEVWDALAAFTNRLGRPDEANGLPRLIVIDDLDRRFVDWPDDYRAAAIERLARLLREGRAHGVAVVASAVQWLGVPHELRDAFGSRLLLRHPTRPDLLQGGGAGELWRADDGPGAGQWRGHRVQCALTAGVAEEAGAITSTGGVGERAARDGAPELDLARSGSYAVVTIDPVGDAETFARLGATVIAVAPGVPVAPGAVAVSRSDDEAAEAQDRPIAYVGGADGWAANWSLAAGIRERATVLVRGAAAEYRALVGDRALPPLLDEGSRQGWARSPGSPARRITWFDAGAQPNPRSKS, from the coding sequence GTGGACCAGACCGAGCTCGCCGTACCCGGCCATGAGGCCCTGCCCGCCGTGCACCTGCCGCTGCGCCTGCCGCCGGTGCCGTCCGAACCCGAGCGACCCGGCTTCCCGCTGCTCGCCGCCGCGGCGCCCGTGGCCGGCGCGCTCGCACTGTGGGCGGTCACGGGGTCGATGTACTCCCTCATGTTCGCCGCGCTCGGCCCGCTCGTGGCCGTGGCGTCCGTGCTCGACGCGCGGCGGCAGGGGCGACGCCGACGGCATCGCGCGGAACAGGCGCGCGCTGCGCAACTGGCCGAGCTCGAGGCCGAGATCCTCGCCAGGCATGACGAGGAGCGACGTGCGGCATGGCGCGCCGAGCCCTCTCCGGCCGCCCTCGTCGCTGGCGCGGCGCGGCCGGCCTGGACGGGTGACGGCCCGGGGCGGGTGGTGATCGGCAGGGGCATCGTCGCCAGCCGGGTGCGGGTCGAGGGCACGATCGCCGACGCCCGCGATCGGGCTGTGCTCGAGAGCGCCGCGCGACTCGTCGGTGCACCCGTCGTGGCCGACCCGGCGCACGGTCTCGCCTTCGTCGGTCCGCTCGAACTGGCCAGGGCGGCCGCGCGGGCCGCCCTCATCGCCTGGGCCCATCGGGTCGATCCCGCGGTCGCGGTCGTCGAGCTCCCGCAGTCGTCCGAGTGGGCCTGGGCGGCGCGGCTCCCGCACGCCGCGGGCCACGCGCGACGTTCAGAGCCCGGCCTGCGGCGCGGGGAACGGCCGGAAGCGAGCGCGGCCACCGCGCTCGTGCGACTGATCGACTCCATGGCCGATCCCGCCCAGGCGAACGCCGGCGGGCACGCGACGTCGCGAATCGTCGTGGCGAGCGAGGCGCGGTCGCTGCCGCCTGGAATCGGCGCCGTGGTGCGCCTGCTGGGCCCCGGCCGCGCACTCGTCGAGGCCGCGGGCGCGGCGCCGGCGAGCATCGAGCCCGTGCTCGTGTCGCGCGCTGCGGCGAACGGCTGGTGCACGTCGGCCGCCGAACTCGCCGAGCGCCTCGGCGGAGACGCGCCCGCACCGCTGCCCGAGCGGGTCGCCCTCGCCGAACTCCCGCCGCCGTCCGGCGAACGACGCGACCCCGAGCGAGGCAGCCTCGCCGTCGCGGTCGGGCGTGCGGCGAGCGGACCGCTCGAGCTCGATCTCGTCCGCCACGGCCCGCACGCGATCGTCGGAGGCACGACGGGCAGCGGCAAGAGCGAGTTCCTGCTGGCATGGCTGACCGCGCTCGCACGGGCCTACACGCCGCTCGAGGTGTCGTTCCTGCTGGTCGACTTCAAGGGCGGTGCGGCGTTCGAACCCATCCGCGACCTGCCGCACGTCACCGGCATCGTGACGGATCTCGACGGGTCGGAGGCGCGACGCGCGGTCGAGAGCCTCCGCGCCGAGCTGCGGCATCGGGAGTCGGTGCTCGCCCGGGCGGGCGCGCGCGACGTGCGCGAGCTGACCGGCTCCGTCGAGCTCGCGCGGCTCGTGATCGTCGTCGACGAGTTCCAGGCGATGATCGAGCAGTTCGCCGAACTCGGAGCGGTGATCGCCGACATCGCCGCCCGCGGCCGCTCGCTCGGCGTGCACCTCGTGCTCGCTTCGCAGCGGCCCAACGGCGTCGTACGCGAGCAGGTCACCGCGAACTGCGCGATCCGGGTCTCGCTCCGCGTCATGCAGCGGGCCGACAGCCTCGCGGTCGTCGGCGTCGACGCCGCGGCGTCGATCCCGCCCGACCTGCCGGGTCGCGGCGTGATCGACCGGGGCGACGGCGACCCGGTGCTCTTCCAGTCGGCCGTCGCCGACCAGGCGGCGGTGCTGGGCGCGAAGGTCGCCGCGGCCGGCCGGCCACGGGCACGCCGTCCGTGGCTCGACCCGCTGCCCGCACTGCTCACGGGCGCCGACCTCGACGCGTTCGTCGCTTCGTCGTCGGCGGCGGCAGCATCGGCAGGCGAGCCGGGCGACGGCCTCGCGTTCGGCCTCGTCGACCTGCCCGCCGAGCAGCGCCGCAGCGTCGCCGAGTGGCGACCGGGTGCCGACGGCAATCTGCTCGTCGCGGGGATGCCCGGCAGCGGACGATCGACCGTGCTCGCCACCATCGCACGTTCGGCGGCCCGCCGATACGGTTCCGGCTCAGTCGCTCGACTCGGCGGTCCGCGCAGCGAGGTCTGGGACGCGCTCGCCGCGTTCACGAACAGACTCGGAAGACCCGACGAAGCGAACGGCCTGCCGCGCCTGATCGTGATCGACGACCTCGACCGTCGATTCGTCGACTGGCCCGACGATTACCGGGCCGCGGCGATCGAGCGGCTCGCCCGACTGCTGCGCGAGGGACGCGCGCACGGCGTCGCCGTCGTGGCGTCGGCGGTGCAGTGGCTCGGCGTTCCGCACGAGTTGCGCGACGCCTTCGGGTCGCGGCTCCTGCTGCGGCATCCGACCCGGCCCGACCTGCTCCAGGGCGGGGGAGCGGGCGAACTCTGGCGTGCCGACGACGGCCCCGGTGCGGGGCAGTGGCGCGGCCACCGCGTACAGTGCGCGCTGACGGCCGGAGTCGCCGAGGAGGCCGGCGCGATCACCTCGACGGGCGGCGTCGGCGAGCGGGCCGCGCGTGACGGCGCACCGGAGCTCGACCTCGCACGCTCCGGCTCCTACGCCGTCGTGACCATCGACCCGGTGGGCGACGCCGAGACGTTCGCCCGGCTGGGCGCGACGGTGATCGCCGTGGCACCGGGCGTACCCGTGGCACCGGGCGCGGTTGCGGTGTCGCGGAGTGACGACGAAGCGGCGGAAGCCCAGGACCGGCCGATCGCGTATGTCGGGGGCGCCGACGGGTGGGCCGCGAACTGGTCGCTCGCGGCGGGGATCCGCGAGCGCGCCACCGTCCTGGTGCGCGGTGCCGCCGCGGAGTATCGCGCGCTCGTGGGCGACCGGGCACTCCCGCCGCTGCTCGACGAGGGTTCCCGTCAGGGATGGGCGAGATCGCCCGGTTCGCCTGCGCGCAGGATCACGTGGTTCGATGCCGGCGCGCAACCGAATCCGCGGTCGAAATCGTGA
- a CDS encoding zinc-ribbon domain-containing protein gives MNCRICGAELPADAMFCGECGSSTSATPESRRRPDPRPGDTTRVDRLPRASQRNSGVISVPVDGFRAAEPIVDPPSADPRATGAGVSEVGAASAVASAADAGEVPDVGAAPLVGGVAVQPARPQFSLRFSTGETRTVFGSGLIGRKPMPQPGERFDHLVQIADHTLSVSKTHLEFGEHEGGLWVADRFSSNGTVVRRPDDGALRCEPGRRYLVPRGSRVEMAEQYFSVD, from the coding sequence GTGAACTGCCGGATCTGCGGTGCCGAACTGCCAGCCGACGCGATGTTCTGCGGCGAGTGCGGCAGTTCGACGAGTGCGACCCCCGAGTCGCGACGCCGACCCGACCCCCGCCCCGGGGACACGACACGGGTCGACCGCCTCCCGCGCGCGTCGCAGCGCAACAGCGGTGTGATCAGCGTGCCGGTCGACGGGTTCCGCGCCGCCGAGCCGATCGTCGACCCGCCGTCCGCCGACCCTCGAGCCACGGGCGCAGGAGTCTCCGAGGTCGGGGCCGCCTCCGCCGTCGCATCCGCCGCGGATGCCGGCGAGGTGCCGGACGTCGGTGCGGCGCCGCTCGTGGGCGGCGTCGCCGTCCAACCCGCGCGCCCGCAGTTCTCGCTGCGGTTCAGCACCGGGGAGACCCGCACGGTGTTCGGATCGGGACTCATCGGTCGCAAGCCCATGCCGCAGCCAGGCGAACGATTCGACCACCTCGTGCAGATCGCCGACCACACCCTCTCGGTGTCGAAGACCCACCTCGAGTTCGGTGAGCACGAGGGCGGGCTCTGGGTCGCCGATCGGTTCTCGAGCAACGGCACGGTCGTCAGACGTCCCGATGACGGGGCGTTGCGGTGCGAGCCGGGCCGACGCTACCTCGTGCCGCGGGGCAGCCGCGTCGAGATGGCCGAGCAGTACTTCTCGGTCGACTGA
- a CDS encoding asparaginase, protein MSGTFSVADSVQLAVVERSGFIESRHAGSAVVLSPEGEVVRTLGDVATPVFPRSALKPFQAVAVMTSGVTLRGEDAAIAMASHSGTAAHVALVEGLLARAGIPESSLGCPPALPVDRAARDELVRRDAPKRRAYMTCSGKHAAMLLACAANEWPLDGYLDPEHPLQKRILDVLERLTGERPAATAIDGCGAPVHAVSLTGLARGVHKITTAQAGSPFALYRESAALTAAAREHGWAVAGPGQPDTVAIERLGVFAKFGAEGVMIMSAPDGTTTTVKVLDGSNRASTIIGLRLLAAAGALDDAAIDEMQTELDLWIMGGDRRVGEIRATV, encoded by the coding sequence GTGTCCGGCACCTTCTCCGTCGCAGATTCCGTCCAGCTCGCCGTGGTCGAACGCAGTGGTTTCATCGAGTCCAGGCACGCGGGTTCCGCCGTCGTGCTCTCCCCCGAGGGCGAGGTCGTGCGCACGCTCGGCGACGTCGCGACCCCGGTCTTCCCCCGCTCGGCGCTGAAGCCGTTCCAGGCCGTCGCCGTGATGACCTCGGGTGTCACGCTGCGCGGCGAGGACGCGGCGATCGCGATGGCGAGCCACTCCGGCACCGCCGCGCACGTCGCACTCGTCGAGGGCCTGCTCGCCCGAGCCGGCATCCCCGAGTCATCGCTCGGCTGCCCGCCCGCGCTGCCGGTCGATCGCGCCGCCCGCGATGAGCTCGTCCGCCGCGACGCCCCCAAGCGCCGCGCGTATATGACGTGCTCGGGCAAGCACGCCGCCATGCTGCTCGCGTGCGCGGCCAACGAGTGGCCGCTCGACGGCTACCTCGACCCTGAGCACCCGCTGCAGAAGCGCATCCTCGACGTGCTCGAGCGCCTCACGGGCGAACGCCCCGCGGCGACCGCGATCGACGGCTGCGGTGCGCCGGTGCACGCCGTGAGCCTCACGGGGCTCGCGCGCGGGGTGCACAAGATCACGACCGCGCAGGCCGGCTCGCCGTTCGCGCTCTACCGGGAGTCGGCGGCCCTCACCGCGGCCGCCCGCGAGCACGGCTGGGCCGTCGCCGGTCCGGGTCAGCCCGACACGGTCGCGATCGAACGGCTCGGCGTCTTCGCCAAGTTCGGCGCCGAGGGCGTCATGATCATGTCGGCGCCCGACGGCACGACGACGACGGTCAAGGTGCTCGACGGCTCGAACCGCGCATCGACGATCATCGGCCTGCGACTGCTCGCCGCCGCCGGCGCCCTCGACGACGCCGCGATCGACGAGATGCAGACCGAGCTCGATCTCTGGATCATGGGCGGTGACCGTCGCGTCGGCGAGATCCGCGCGACCGTCTGA
- a CDS encoding ABC transporter substrate-binding protein, translated as MSPRPLPQDPMIRSLIAQARNSQLSRRTLLAGAGAGATALTLAACSTGGGKAKPTAAADKSATDKTLNWANWAAYIDEDDAGNYPTLQAFTEQTGIEVNYDVAVDDNNTYYGKVKDQLALGQDIGADTAVLTDWMAARWVRLGYTQALNHDNLPNLANLNPALRDPDFDKGRKFTVPWQGGFAGIAWNKEAIPGGLSSVSDLWDSSLKGRVGVLSEMRDTMGCIMLENGTDIAGDWGDDEYTAAIDILREQVENGQVRNIKGNSYLEDLKSEDTLAAIVWSGDITVINAEAGDKWEFALPSAGGTLWNDNFLVPIGSPRKTNAETLINYYYEPEVAAEVAAWVNYITPVVGAKEAAAAIDPDLAENQLIFPNEETLQQAHIFRSLSGAEEQKYQAQFQSILLGS; from the coding sequence GTGAGCCCTCGGCCCCTGCCCCAAGACCCGATGATCCGCTCGCTGATCGCCCAGGCGCGCAACTCGCAGCTGAGTCGTCGCACCCTTCTCGCCGGCGCCGGAGCCGGCGCCACCGCCCTCACCCTCGCCGCCTGCTCGACCGGCGGCGGAAAGGCCAAGCCCACGGCCGCCGCCGACAAGTCGGCGACCGACAAGACGCTCAACTGGGCGAACTGGGCCGCGTACATCGACGAAGACGACGCGGGCAACTACCCCACCCTGCAGGCCTTCACCGAGCAGACCGGCATCGAGGTCAACTACGACGTCGCGGTCGACGACAACAACACCTATTACGGCAAGGTGAAGGACCAGCTCGCGCTCGGCCAGGACATCGGTGCCGACACCGCGGTGCTCACCGACTGGATGGCCGCCCGCTGGGTGCGCCTCGGCTACACCCAGGCGCTGAACCACGACAACCTGCCGAACCTCGCGAACCTCAACCCCGCGCTCCGCGACCCCGACTTCGACAAGGGTCGCAAGTTCACCGTGCCGTGGCAGGGCGGCTTCGCCGGCATCGCCTGGAACAAGGAGGCGATCCCCGGAGGCCTCTCGAGCGTGTCCGACCTGTGGGACTCGTCGCTCAAGGGCCGGGTCGGCGTGCTCAGCGAGATGCGCGACACGATGGGCTGCATCATGCTCGAGAACGGCACCGACATCGCGGGTGACTGGGGCGACGACGAGTACACCGCCGCCATCGACATCCTGCGCGAGCAGGTCGAGAACGGCCAGGTCCGCAACATCAAGGGCAACTCGTACCTCGAAGACCTGAAGAGCGAAGACACGCTCGCGGCGATCGTGTGGTCGGGCGACATCACCGTCATCAACGCCGAAGCCGGCGACAAGTGGGAGTTCGCCCTGCCGTCGGCCGGCGGCACGCTGTGGAACGACAACTTCCTCGTGCCGATCGGCTCCCCGCGCAAGACCAACGCCGAGACCCTCATCAACTACTACTACGAGCCCGAGGTCGCCGCCGAGGTCGCCGCATGGGTGAACTACATCACGCCGGTCGTCGGTGCGAAGGAGGCCGCCGCTGCGATCGACCCCGACCTCGCCGAGAACCAGCTCATCTTCCCGAACGAGGAGACGCTGCAGCAGGCGCACATCTTCCGCTCGCTCTCGGGTGCCGAGGAGCAGAAGTACCAGGCGCAGTTCCAGAGCATCCTGCTGGGTTCGTGA
- a CDS encoding ABC transporter ATP-binding protein, producing MAIREFAERGADLELVGIQKRFPGFTAIEDLDLKIPAGSFFALLGPSGCGKTTTLRLVAGLEEPTKGRILIGGSDVTSTRAHERPVNTVFQSYALFPHMTIIENVAFGLKRRKIGDAMVKAHEALKLVELDHVAQRKPQQLSGGQQQRVALARAIVNRPALLLLDEPLGALDLKLRRQMQLELKTIQEEVGLTFLHVTHDQEEAMTMADTVAVMNKGAIEQMGAPEELYELPRTAFVANFLGQSNLFTGNVVSTTADAITVEAAGARIIVPTARAQRHQGEVTVGVRPEKVSLHTEAPIADANRNVLGAGRVVDVSFSGVSTQYLIELPGQGIVTVFAQNIGFGPVAGLGSEVWVSWAVEHGFGLEDTPDETRFQDDASTTSLAALHREALVSELEEH from the coding sequence ATGGCGATCAGAGAATTCGCCGAACGCGGCGCCGACCTCGAGCTCGTCGGCATCCAGAAGCGGTTCCCCGGCTTCACCGCCATCGAGGACCTCGACCTGAAGATCCCGGCCGGCTCGTTCTTCGCCCTGCTCGGCCCGTCGGGCTGCGGCAAGACGACGACGCTGCGCCTCGTCGCCGGGCTCGAAGAGCCGACCAAGGGTCGCATCCTCATCGGCGGCAGCGACGTCACGAGCACGCGGGCGCATGAGCGCCCCGTGAACACGGTGTTCCAGAGCTACGCGCTCTTCCCGCACATGACGATCATCGAGAACGTCGCCTTCGGCCTCAAGCGCCGCAAGATCGGCGACGCGATGGTCAAGGCGCACGAGGCACTCAAGCTCGTCGAGCTCGACCACGTGGCCCAGCGCAAGCCGCAGCAGCTCTCCGGCGGCCAGCAGCAGCGCGTCGCCCTCGCCCGCGCCATCGTGAACCGTCCTGCTCTGCTGCTGCTCGACGAGCCGCTCGGCGCGCTCGACCTGAAGCTGCGCCGCCAGATGCAGCTCGAGCTGAAGACCATCCAAGAAGAGGTCGGCCTCACCTTCCTGCACGTGACCCACGACCAGGAGGAGGCCATGACCATGGCCGACACGGTCGCGGTCATGAACAAGGGTGCGATCGAGCAGATGGGCGCACCCGAAGAACTCTACGAGCTGCCGCGCACGGCGTTCGTCGCGAACTTCCTCGGCCAGTCCAACCTGTTCACCGGCAACGTCGTCTCGACGACGGCCGACGCGATCACGGTCGAAGCCGCCGGTGCGCGCATCATCGTGCCGACCGCGCGTGCGCAGCGCCACCAGGGCGAGGTCACCGTCGGCGTCCGTCCCGAGAAGGTCTCGTTGCACACCGAGGCGCCGATCGCCGACGCGAACCGCAACGTGCTGGGCGCCGGGCGCGTCGTCGACGTGTCGTTCTCCGGTGTGAGCACCCAGTACCTCATCGAGCTCCCCGGCCAGGGCATCGTCACCGTGTTCGCGCAGAACATCGGCTTCGGTCCGGTCGCCGGGCTCGGCAGCGAGGTCTGGGTGAGCTGGGCCGTCGAGCACGGCTTCGGCCTCGAGGACACGCCAGACGAGACCCGTTTCCAGGACGACGCGTCGACGACGTCACTGGCGGCGCTGCATCGCGAGGCGCTCGTCTCGGAGCTCGAGGAGCACTGA
- a CDS encoding ABC transporter permease produces the protein MAFAAFSTAEAQPQAQRKRSPIALLLLLPGIAYLVLFFLTPLVSLVLTSLQAPSEFGDIGVYDYAFNWQNYVDVVNQYWPHIVRSFGYALVATVAALVISYPLAYFIGVKARRWPLLQSLMLVLVIAPFFISFLLRTLAWKQILSDESFIITSLKALSLMAPDAHFTGTPFAVIFGLTYNFIPFMTLPLYTTLERLDLRYLEAGSDLYASPFQVFRKVTIPLSMPGIVAGTLLTFIPAAGDYVNASRDFLGGPDTQMMGNVIEANFLVLLNYPAAAALSIILMAAILVLVGIYVKRSGTEDLL, from the coding sequence ATGGCCTTCGCAGCGTTCTCGACCGCCGAGGCGCAGCCGCAGGCCCAGCGAAAGCGCAGCCCCATCGCGCTGCTGCTGCTGCTGCCCGGCATCGCCTACCTCGTGCTCTTCTTCCTCACGCCGCTCGTCTCGCTCGTGCTCACCTCGCTCCAGGCGCCGAGCGAGTTCGGCGACATCGGCGTGTACGACTACGCGTTCAACTGGCAGAACTACGTCGACGTCGTCAACCAGTACTGGCCGCACATCGTGCGCTCCTTCGGCTACGCGCTCGTCGCGACGGTCGCGGCGCTCGTGATCAGCTACCCGCTGGCGTACTTCATCGGCGTCAAGGCGCGCCGCTGGCCGCTCCTGCAGAGCCTCATGCTCGTGCTCGTGATCGCCCCGTTCTTCATCAGCTTCCTGCTGCGCACCCTCGCGTGGAAGCAGATCCTGTCGGACGAGTCGTTCATCATCACGTCGCTCAAGGCGCTCTCGCTGATGGCCCCCGACGCGCACTTCACGGGCACGCCCTTCGCGGTCATCTTCGGTCTGACCTACAACTTCATCCCGTTCATGACGCTGCCGCTCTACACGACGCTCGAACGCCTCGACCTGCGCTACCTCGAGGCCGGCAGCGACCTGTACGCGAGCCCGTTCCAGGTGTTCCGCAAGGTCACCATCCCGCTGTCGATGCCCGGCATCGTGGCGGGCACGCTGCTCACGTTCATCCCCGCCGCGGGCGACTACGTGAACGCGAGCCGCGACTTCCTCGGCGGGCCCGACACGCAGATGATGGGCAACGTGATCGAGGCGAACTTCCTCGTGCTGCTCAACTACCCGGCGGCCGCGGCGCTGTCGATCATCCTCATGGCGGCGATCCTCGTGCTCGTCGGCATCTACGTGAAGCGCTCGGGAACGGAGGACCTGCTGTGA